A single genomic interval of Aegicerativicinus sediminis harbors:
- a CDS encoding SusC/RagA family TonB-linked outer membrane protein encodes MQKLKFAILGLVMVITQSMFAQTKTVSGTVIDGNGVPLPGVSILVENSTQGTMTDFDGQYTLDDVSPEDRLVFSYIGMATQVITVGTQTTINVTLLESAESLDEVVVTGYGTQKKGLLTGAQVNVKGEDIKALNTGTAMQALQGVTAGVSITQNSGAPGAGTRVTIRGLGTIGNSNPLYIVDGVAVGNIDYLGPSDIESIDVLKDAASAAIYGSRAANGVVLVTTVKGRKNASARITFDTFYGVQNIYKNLDPLNAQEYMYIIDEGRVNDGLAPNNWESIVKNNSWLSNNYPDAAVEYGDEVWNMLQNGWEGTNWVDEMSKNDAPVKNYALNITGGSEDITYSLGASYWDETGIIGGDISDAGFKRLTTRLNTQFVIKKNSEHNILTVGENFTYTNSETRSVATGNIYWNDLHNALITNPLMPAYWQQSIDYNINEFGYSPTLEGISVGQTNPLAVLYYRHNYNYGKNNTIVGNVFAELEPIKDLKFKSSFGVNAWFGWGRSMNPTYGLGRLYTDDVDGASQSQYLGNNWIWTNTLSYNRQFGDHDFDIVLGTELLQNEINNEVGGSRNNLLFPGQPKYAYLNNTESPSSISEISTYGADWAAGGGGLMSYIGRLQYNYKEKYLLSLTMRADGSSNFAEDNRWGYFPSVSAGWVLTNEDFMSSSSNFLDFLKVRGSWGQNGNQSIPNFIYSSQIAYVFPGYFFGDTKPVSGNTAYPAKVPNPDVTWETSEQLDLGFDVRMFRSRLGITFDYYVKTTKDWLLEAPILGTFGAGAPFINGGDIENKGAEVVLSWNDEINDFSYGITLTGAHNKNTVTRIANTDGVINGPPHVLSQGTAPVSRVEVGQPIGYFYGYKTDGILQNQDEVDAYVTPSGTPYFSDQRPGDVRFVDLNQDGVIDENDKTYLGNPNPDFEMGFQLNLGYKGFYANATLTGKFGMQIMQSYRSFADSPAQNYTSDVFSRWHGEGTSTKMPRLGAVSNRNSQFVSDIYMHDADYVRINNLTIGYEFAEILDVPAISKLRVYGSVNNLYTFTGYDGMDPEVRFGHDAAWASGIDLGLYPRPRMFMFGVSAEF; translated from the coding sequence ATGCAAAAATTAAAATTTGCGATTCTTGGATTGGTTATGGTAATTACACAAAGCATGTTTGCTCAAACCAAAACCGTTTCAGGAACCGTTATTGATGGTAATGGCGTTCCATTACCTGGAGTGAGTATCCTAGTAGAAAATTCTACCCAGGGTACTATGACTGATTTTGATGGACAATACACACTAGATGATGTATCTCCAGAAGATCGATTGGTGTTTAGTTATATCGGTATGGCTACGCAAGTTATTACCGTTGGAACTCAAACAACAATTAATGTAACACTTTTAGAATCCGCTGAATCTCTAGATGAGGTGGTTGTAACTGGTTACGGAACTCAGAAAAAAGGTTTATTAACCGGTGCTCAGGTAAATGTAAAAGGGGAAGATATTAAAGCCTTAAACACAGGTACCGCCATGCAGGCTTTGCAAGGTGTAACAGCTGGTGTTAGTATTACCCAAAACAGTGGTGCTCCAGGTGCAGGTACTAGAGTAACTATCCGTGGTCTTGGAACCATTGGTAATTCTAATCCATTGTATATTGTTGATGGGGTTGCAGTAGGTAACATAGACTATTTAGGCCCATCAGACATTGAATCCATTGATGTACTAAAAGATGCTGCTTCTGCAGCTATTTATGGTTCTCGTGCCGCAAATGGTGTTGTATTGGTTACAACTGTAAAGGGTAGGAAGAATGCCTCGGCGAGGATAACCTTCGATACCTTTTATGGTGTGCAAAATATCTATAAAAACTTAGATCCATTAAACGCTCAAGAATATATGTATATTATTGACGAGGGTCGAGTTAATGATGGTTTGGCTCCAAATAATTGGGAATCCATAGTAAAAAACAATAGCTGGTTATCTAATAATTATCCGGACGCGGCTGTTGAATATGGTGATGAAGTCTGGAACATGCTTCAAAATGGTTGGGAAGGTACTAACTGGGTTGATGAAATGTCGAAAAATGATGCTCCAGTGAAAAATTATGCCTTAAATATTACAGGAGGATCTGAAGATATTACCTATTCCCTGGGAGCTTCTTACTGGGATGAAACAGGTATTATTGGTGGAGATATTTCTGATGCTGGTTTCAAAAGACTTACAACAAGATTAAATACGCAATTCGTTATTAAAAAGAATAGTGAACATAATATCTTAACGGTTGGTGAAAATTTTACTTATACAAATTCGGAAACAAGAAGTGTAGCTACAGGAAACATTTATTGGAATGATTTACACAACGCCCTAATTACTAATCCGTTAATGCCAGCCTATTGGCAACAATCCATTGATTATAATATTAATGAATTTGGGTATTCTCCAACGTTGGAAGGAATATCAGTTGGGCAAACTAATCCATTAGCAGTATTGTATTATCGTCACAACTATAATTATGGTAAGAATAACACAATTGTAGGAAATGTATTTGCAGAACTCGAACCTATCAAAGATTTGAAATTTAAATCTTCCTTTGGTGTAAATGCTTGGTTTGGTTGGGGCAGATCTATGAATCCTACCTATGGTTTAGGAAGATTATATACTGATGATGTTGACGGAGCTTCACAAAGCCAGTATTTAGGAAATAACTGGATTTGGACAAATACCCTTTCTTATAATAGACAATTTGGCGATCATGATTTTGACATTGTGTTAGGTACAGAATTGTTACAGAATGAAATAAATAATGAGGTTGGAGGTTCCAGGAACAATTTGTTATTTCCAGGTCAACCAAAATATGCTTATCTTAATAACACTGAAAGTCCTTCCTCTATTAGTGAAATTTCAACCTATGGTGCTGATTGGGCCGCAGGAGGTGGAGGTTTGATGTCTTACATTGGTAGGTTGCAGTATAACTATAAAGAAAAATATTTATTATCTCTTACAATGCGTGCTGATGGATCATCCAATTTTGCAGAAGATAATAGATGGGGTTATTTCCCATCGGTTTCTGCTGGTTGGGTGTTGACAAATGAAGATTTTATGTCTAGCAGTTCAAATTTTCTTGATTTTCTGAAAGTTAGAGGAAGTTGGGGACAAAATGGTAATCAATCGATTCCAAACTTTATCTACTCCTCTCAAATTGCTTATGTATTCCCAGGTTATTTCTTTGGAGATACAAAACCGGTTTCTGGAAACACTGCATATCCCGCAAAAGTTCCAAATCCAGATGTAACTTGGGAAACTTCAGAACAGTTAGATTTAGGTTTTGATGTTAGAATGTTCCGTTCTAGATTAGGGATCACATTTGATTATTATGTAAAAACAACTAAAGATTGGTTGTTAGAAGCACCAATTTTGGGAACATTTGGCGCAGGTGCACCATTTATTAACGGTGGTGATATCGAAAATAAGGGAGCTGAAGTTGTATTAAGCTGGAATGATGAAATTAATGATTTCAGTTATGGAATTACGCTTACTGGTGCTCATAACAAAAATACAGTTACCCGTATTGCAAATACGGATGGTGTAATTAATGGTCCACCACATGTATTGTCTCAAGGAACTGCTCCAGTTTCTAGGGTAGAAGTAGGACAACCAATTGGTTATTTCTATGGATATAAAACCGATGGAATTCTACAAAATCAAGATGAGGTAGATGCCTATGTTACCCCAAGTGGCACACCATATTTTTCTGACCAACGCCCTGGAGATGTTCGTTTTGTAGATTTAAACCAAGATGGTGTTATTGACGAGAATGATAAAACGTATTTGGGTAACCCGAATCCAGATTTTGAAATGGGATTCCAATTAAATTTGGGTTATAAAGGCTTTTATGCCAATGCAACCCTAACTGGTAAATTTGGTATGCAGATTATGCAATCCTACCGTTCCTTTGCCGATAGTCCTGCACAAAACTATACCAGTGATGTATTCAGTCGTTGGCACGGAGAAGGTACTTCAACAAAAATGCCTAGGTTAGGTGCTGTGTCTAATAGAAATTCGCAATTTGTGTCTGATATTTATATGCACGATGCTGATTATGTTAGAATAAATAATTTAACCATTGGATATGAATTTGCAGAAATATTGGATGTCCCAGCAATTTCTAAATTGAGGGTATATGGTTCGGTAAACAACTTGTATACTTTTACTGGAT
- a CDS encoding hybrid sensor histidine kinase/response regulator transcription factor encodes MFSQQGNPRFKFVNIKDGIPAVGIYNMDQDARGFIYIGTNGSGLYKFDGIDYTAYGFILNDSTSLSNNVVNCPFVDSKERLWVGTENGLNLYNRDKDNFIRIPNDKFGIEKGENLIIRSLAEGNNGELFIGTYGSGIYKLNLEDLSISKIFSSELNRDETITVLDIEADNYGKIYAATNLGIQEYDAERNIIKPYYYNQDEWFSEPIQSLEIDEDNNIWAGSISNGLFKLSQKDRPSSNQRKVENFNISNRLFFSILSLDDGTILCGTENDGLYHLKKNGELIHKYSSKNRGENSIVSNSIWSLYQDKDRRIWLGYYDKGVGLHDKLYDKFKDLQSVYSNSNPDAQSLSSVTSLTQDSLGNFWVAMDGGGLGFFEKETKSYTNINKGSTSPFSGLTSDYIQTAFIDSKQNLWLGSWEEGLFLLKKGSNRFINYTIENTANALNSNTVLSIDEDSKGTIWIATFHNGLQSFDPETQKFIYHNTPEFEEVGVPTSDCWKVLVDSEDKIWLGTTSGLYLIQRNVDGGFKVESYGEKLAQQYGNPITANHILSIYESSDNLIWFGTKGAGLCKYNPKTDSIYWYNRLNGLNLKNIYSIMESGNNNLWVTGNAGITKINVPTNTFSNYTVNDGLLSNDFIRNAVYKDEEGNIYLGSQKGVDFFNPDSLTANSKENYLYLSDLKLFNKKVLPTQKNSPLKKVITETDTITLTTDQSVFTIEYSGINYTRPEENEYAYYLEGYENSWNYVGNSRNATYTNLDPGSYTFKLKSANNDGKWNEEPLLLHINVLPPWWKTNWALFGYLVFLLFSLILLNKLTQMRVREKQNVKHELERREQEKELNEKKFQFFTNISHEFRTPLSLIMNPLEEIMEDSRTPLPLAIKDKLRTVYKNTSRLHRLVNELLDFRKLELTPINVKARPIKIYSFAHDIASHFKEEAVQRNIKLDLYSDDHNLVIWADEGMIEKIIFNLLSNAFKATPEDGEISLKLFSKLKQAKLDLINKEDPVDVLEISISDTGPGIEKDQIDKIFERFYQVENLNRTYFGGTGIGLEVVQNFVVSHRGKIEVESIIGKGTTFKVILPKGKDYLREDEILSDLKNTLKQNEVFLDSTIEEEAHLENIDILNGDHSHSLLIIDDNIELRNYLKNQLKDSYKIILAKNGIEGLEKTYEYQPDIILTDVIMPEMDGFEFCKRVKSDAKTSHIPVLMLTAKTRIDDRIEGIGLGADAYMAKPFNMKLLKLRLSQLVSSRQLIYNKYFKVISNQPSNGDSSSQDKDFMVKLLNYINENIADPDISVESLAEELNLSRSQLYRKIKSQTNYSAIEFIRNCRLLKAKQMIEGGNTNIKEVSFAVGFSTPSYFSKCFKQYFNVLPTEVVQS; translated from the coding sequence TTGTTTTCCCAACAGGGAAACCCCAGATTTAAGTTTGTAAATATCAAAGATGGTATCCCCGCAGTTGGCATATATAACATGGATCAAGATGCGCGAGGATTTATCTATATCGGTACCAATGGGTCAGGGTTATACAAGTTTGATGGTATTGATTATACCGCATATGGTTTTATTTTAAACGACTCTACCTCTTTAAGCAATAATGTGGTTAATTGCCCTTTCGTTGACAGTAAGGAACGGCTTTGGGTTGGTACAGAAAATGGACTAAATCTTTACAATAGGGATAAGGACAATTTCATAAGAATCCCAAATGATAAATTCGGCATCGAAAAAGGTGAGAACTTGATTATTCGAAGTTTGGCTGAAGGGAACAATGGAGAACTTTTTATTGGAACCTATGGCTCTGGAATTTATAAGCTGAATCTAGAAGATCTTTCAATTAGCAAAATCTTTAGTAGTGAACTAAATAGGGACGAAACTATTACCGTTTTGGATATAGAGGCTGATAATTATGGTAAAATTTATGCAGCGACCAATTTGGGCATACAGGAATATGATGCAGAAAGAAATATAATAAAACCATATTATTATAATCAAGATGAATGGTTTTCGGAACCTATTCAGTCTCTTGAAATTGATGAGGATAATAATATTTGGGCGGGCAGTATATCAAATGGACTTTTTAAACTAAGTCAAAAAGATAGACCATCTTCTAATCAGCGTAAAGTTGAGAATTTCAATATTTCTAATCGCCTTTTCTTTTCAATATTATCCTTGGATGATGGCACCATTTTGTGCGGTACTGAAAATGATGGTCTATATCATTTGAAAAAAAATGGTGAATTGATCCATAAATACTCATCTAAGAACAGGGGCGAAAATTCAATTGTTTCTAATTCAATTTGGTCACTTTATCAAGATAAGGATCGAAGAATTTGGTTGGGCTATTATGATAAAGGTGTTGGTTTGCATGATAAGCTTTATGATAAATTTAAAGATCTTCAAAGTGTTTATTCCAATTCAAATCCAGATGCACAATCTTTAAGTTCGGTAACATCATTAACTCAGGATTCACTTGGTAATTTTTGGGTTGCAATGGATGGCGGTGGCCTAGGTTTTTTTGAAAAAGAAACCAAATCCTACACTAATATTAACAAGGGAAGTACTTCACCATTTTCTGGATTAACGAGCGACTATATTCAAACTGCTTTTATAGATAGCAAACAAAATTTGTGGCTGGGGAGTTGGGAGGAAGGATTGTTTTTATTGAAAAAAGGCAGTAATAGATTTATTAATTATACCATTGAGAATACTGCGAATGCGCTGAATTCAAATACGGTCCTATCCATAGATGAAGATTCCAAGGGAACAATTTGGATTGCAACCTTCCACAATGGACTTCAATCATTCGATCCTGAAACTCAAAAATTTATTTATCATAACACTCCAGAATTTGAAGAGGTGGGAGTGCCTACAAGTGATTGCTGGAAAGTCTTAGTTGATAGTGAGGATAAAATTTGGTTAGGTACTACCAGTGGTTTATATCTAATCCAGAGAAACGTGGATGGTGGTTTTAAGGTTGAATCGTATGGTGAAAAGTTGGCACAGCAATATGGTAATCCAATAACGGCCAATCACATCTTATCGATTTATGAAAGTTCTGATAATCTAATTTGGTTCGGAACGAAAGGGGCAGGCCTTTGCAAGTACAATCCTAAAACAGATTCAATCTATTGGTATAATAGGCTTAATGGTTTAAACCTTAAGAATATTTATAGCATAATGGAAAGTGGAAATAATAATTTATGGGTTACAGGAAACGCTGGTATCACAAAAATTAACGTCCCAACTAACACCTTTTCAAATTATACCGTAAATGATGGTTTGCTTTCTAATGATTTTATTAGGAACGCTGTTTATAAAGATGAAGAAGGGAATATTTATTTGGGTAGTCAAAAAGGTGTAGACTTTTTTAATCCAGACAGTTTAACAGCTAATTCAAAAGAAAATTATCTTTATTTGTCGGACTTAAAATTATTCAATAAAAAGGTATTACCTACCCAAAAAAATTCACCACTTAAAAAGGTTATTACAGAAACTGATACCATCACATTGACTACGGACCAATCCGTTTTCACAATAGAATATTCCGGAATCAATTACACCAGGCCCGAAGAAAATGAATATGCATATTATTTAGAGGGTTACGAAAATTCATGGAATTATGTAGGTAATTCGAGAAACGCGACCTATACAAACCTGGACCCCGGAAGTTATACCTTCAAATTAAAATCGGCCAACAATGATGGCAAATGGAATGAAGAACCACTATTGCTACACATAAATGTTTTGCCTCCTTGGTGGAAAACTAACTGGGCTCTGTTTGGGTATTTGGTTTTCCTCTTATTCAGTTTAATATTATTAAATAAACTAACCCAAATGAGGGTTCGTGAAAAGCAAAACGTTAAACACGAACTTGAACGAAGGGAACAAGAAAAGGAATTAAATGAGAAAAAATTCCAGTTCTTCACTAATATTTCCCATGAGTTTAGGACTCCATTATCATTGATAATGAATCCTTTAGAAGAAATTATGGAAGATTCAAGAACCCCTCTTCCCTTGGCTATAAAGGATAAATTGCGTACCGTTTATAAAAATACCTCAAGGTTACATAGACTTGTAAACGAGTTGTTAGATTTTAGAAAGCTAGAATTAACCCCAATTAATGTTAAGGCCCGGCCGATAAAAATTTACAGCTTTGCACATGATATAGCTAGTCATTTTAAAGAGGAGGCAGTTCAGCGGAACATTAAGTTAGATCTTTACTCAGATGATCACAATCTTGTTATTTGGGCAGATGAAGGTATGATTGAAAAGATTATTTTCAATTTATTGTCAAATGCCTTCAAAGCGACCCCAGAAGATGGAGAGATTAGTTTGAAGCTATTTTCGAAATTAAAACAGGCAAAATTAGACCTTATAAATAAGGAAGATCCTGTTGATGTGTTGGAGATTTCAATCTCGGATACTGGCCCGGGAATAGAGAAGGACCAAATTGACAAAATATTTGAAAGATTTTACCAAGTTGAAAATTTAAATCGCACCTACTTTGGTGGAACAGGTATAGGGTTAGAAGTTGTTCAAAATTTCGTTGTTTCACACAGGGGGAAAATTGAAGTGGAGAGTATAATTGGCAAGGGTACTACTTTTAAGGTCATTTTACCTAAAGGAAAAGATTATCTCAGGGAAGATGAAATTTTATCAGATCTAAAGAATACCCTGAAGCAGAACGAAGTTTTCCTTGATTCTACCATTGAGGAAGAAGCGCACCTAGAAAATATAGATATTTTAAATGGGGATCACTCTCATTCACTTCTTATTATTGATGACAATATAGAACTGCGGAATTACTTAAAAAATCAACTCAAGGACAGTTATAAAATAATTCTAGCCAAAAATGGAATAGAAGGCTTGGAAAAAACTTATGAATACCAACCGGATATTATTTTAACTGACGTTATAATGCCAGAAATGGATGGTTTTGAATTCTGTAAGAGAGTAAAGTCGGATGCTAAAACTAGCCACATACCCGTGTTAATGTTAACGGCAAAAACTAGGATAGATGACCGTATTGAGGGAATTGGTTTAGGTGCCGACGCTTATATGGCAAAACCTTTTAATATGAAGTTGTTGAAATTGAGGCTGTCTCAATTGGTTTCTAGTCGTCAATTAATATATAATAAGTATTTTAAAGTAATCTCCAATCAACCAAGTAATGGTGATTCATCTTCCCAGGATAAAGATTTTATGGTTAAACTTCTCAATTATATAAATGAAAATATTGCTGATCCCGACATCAGCGTTGAATCTCTAGCCGAGGAGTTAAACCTAAGCCGAAGCCAACTTTACCGAAAAATAAAGTCTCAAACCAACTATTCTGCCATTGAATTTATTAGAAATTGTAGATTACTTAAAGCGAAGCAAATGATTGAAGGTGGTAACACAAATATTAAGGAAGTGTCATTTGCTGTAGGTTTTTCTACACCATCTTACTTTTCAAAGTGCTTCAAACAGTATTTTAATGTATTGCCGACAGAGGTTGTTCAATCATAA